The following proteins are encoded in a genomic region of Sorangiineae bacterium MSr12523:
- a CDS encoding phosphoenolpyruvate carboxylase encodes MTNILEFALDKIDADLHFLMARLREMLEETGEKERARRLPFVGDEPVSVRDAGDVAALTLAFQLLNLIEENASAQARRQREEGQGLLREPGLWGQNLRQLVELGLSPQAIADGLAEVRVEPVLTAHPTEAKPADVLGQQRQLYLLLVRRENQMWTPSEQEDIGDEIKATLERIWRTSKFLQKKPGIADERQNALHYLRNVFPEVLPWLDARLRHAWVEAGLDPQLLGERMPELRFGNWIGGDRDGHPLVTGEVTRETLTEFRKAALDVHREKLTRLAKQLPLSDLIQPAPESLREALGKMRERLGEDAGRVAARFPGEPWRQFVHEMIAWLEHYASPRELIADLGVLTQSLEEIGAGRLARTSVLPVVRAVKTFGFHLAALDVRQNSKFHDHALAQLLSAAGIDGAGFPDWDEARRRALLDAELRSARPLAPVGASVGEQADKTLAALRALAQYRDAHGLDGLGSLIVSMTRNVSDLLVVYLLAREVGLARMTPQGLVCDMPVVPLFETLEDLEAAPRILEGFIDHPVTKASLAAMRARGDGQVEVMLGYSDSCKDGGILASQWAVRRAQEKITGALKSHGQSIRFFHGRGGTVSRGAGPMHRFLEALPHGSLSGHVRVTEQGETITQKFANRITATYNLELMLAGVAATTMRHRFAPPPRDEELGVIIDRLAASSRDAYRKLLAEDGFIDYFAEATPIDALEVAHIGSRPARRTGRRSLEDLRAIPWVFSWNQSRHYLPGWYGLGTALEALSQSDEQAFQHVKEEAQRDPFLRYVMKNVESAVASTALDIVAQYANLVGDAAVREKIFGLVAAEHRRTLAMIEQIFGEPLSERRPRMWRTLRLRDEGLRAVHAFQINVLREWRMCKGEGDVAGENAILPSVLLSLNAVASGLRTTG; translated from the coding sequence GTGACCAACATTCTAGAGTTCGCGCTCGATAAGATCGATGCAGACCTCCACTTTCTGATGGCGCGTCTGCGCGAAATGCTCGAGGAAACTGGCGAAAAAGAGCGGGCACGGCGGCTGCCCTTCGTGGGGGACGAGCCGGTGAGTGTGAGAGATGCGGGTGATGTAGCCGCACTGACGCTCGCGTTTCAGCTGCTGAATTTGATCGAGGAAAACGCATCAGCTCAAGCGCGCCGGCAACGCGAAGAAGGTCAGGGCCTTCTGCGTGAGCCGGGCCTCTGGGGGCAGAATTTGCGGCAGCTGGTAGAGCTGGGGCTCTCGCCGCAAGCCATTGCGGATGGCCTGGCAGAGGTGCGCGTCGAGCCGGTGCTCACCGCGCACCCGACGGAGGCGAAGCCCGCGGACGTGCTCGGTCAGCAGCGGCAGCTCTACTTGCTCCTGGTGCGACGCGAGAACCAAATGTGGACGCCGAGCGAGCAGGAGGACATCGGCGACGAGATCAAGGCGACGCTCGAACGCATCTGGCGCACGTCGAAGTTTCTCCAGAAGAAGCCGGGCATCGCCGACGAACGGCAGAATGCGCTGCACTACCTGCGCAATGTGTTCCCCGAGGTGCTGCCGTGGCTCGATGCGCGCCTGCGCCACGCGTGGGTCGAAGCGGGACTCGATCCGCAGCTGCTCGGTGAGCGAATGCCCGAGCTTCGCTTCGGCAATTGGATCGGCGGCGACCGCGACGGTCACCCGCTCGTTACGGGCGAGGTGACGCGCGAGACGCTGACGGAATTTCGCAAGGCGGCGCTGGACGTGCACCGCGAGAAGCTGACGCGGCTCGCGAAGCAGCTTCCGCTGAGCGATCTCATTCAGCCGGCACCGGAGTCGCTGCGTGAGGCGTTGGGCAAGATGCGCGAGCGGCTCGGTGAGGATGCAGGTCGCGTCGCCGCGAGATTCCCCGGTGAGCCGTGGCGGCAGTTCGTACACGAGATGATCGCATGGCTCGAGCACTACGCGAGCCCGCGCGAGCTCATTGCCGATCTGGGGGTGCTGACGCAGTCGCTCGAGGAGATCGGCGCGGGGCGGCTGGCGCGGACCTCGGTGTTGCCGGTGGTGCGGGCGGTGAAGACGTTCGGTTTCCACCTGGCGGCGCTCGACGTGCGGCAAAATAGCAAGTTCCACGATCATGCCCTCGCGCAGCTTCTGTCGGCCGCGGGCATCGACGGCGCGGGCTTTCCCGATTGGGACGAGGCTCGGCGGCGGGCGTTGCTCGATGCAGAATTGCGCAGCGCGCGGCCGCTTGCACCGGTGGGCGCTTCGGTCGGGGAACAAGCCGACAAGACGCTGGCGGCATTGCGCGCGCTGGCGCAGTACCGCGATGCGCACGGCCTCGATGGACTGGGCTCGCTCATCGTGAGCATGACGCGCAACGTGTCGGACTTGCTCGTGGTGTACCTGCTCGCGCGCGAGGTGGGGCTCGCGCGCATGACGCCGCAGGGACTCGTGTGCGACATGCCGGTGGTGCCTCTATTCGAAACGCTCGAAGACTTGGAGGCGGCGCCGCGCATCCTCGAAGGCTTCATCGATCATCCGGTGACCAAGGCGAGCCTCGCGGCCATGCGCGCGCGGGGCGATGGCCAGGTCGAGGTGATGCTCGGCTACAGCGACAGCTGCAAGGACGGAGGCATTCTCGCCAGCCAGTGGGCGGTGCGCCGCGCGCAGGAGAAGATCACCGGGGCGCTCAAGTCGCACGGGCAATCGATTCGGTTCTTCCACGGACGCGGTGGGACGGTGAGCCGCGGCGCGGGACCGATGCACCGGTTCCTCGAGGCGCTTCCACACGGATCGCTCTCGGGGCACGTGCGTGTGACGGAGCAGGGCGAGACCATCACGCAGAAGTTCGCGAACCGCATCACGGCCACGTACAACTTGGAACTCATGTTGGCCGGCGTTGCGGCCACCACGATGCGTCATCGCTTCGCCCCACCGCCGCGCGACGAAGAGCTCGGCGTGATCATCGACCGACTCGCCGCCTCGAGCCGCGATGCGTACCGCAAGCTGCTCGCGGAAGACGGCTTCATCGACTATTTCGCGGAGGCAACGCCCATCGACGCCCTCGAGGTCGCCCACATCGGCTCGCGCCCTGCGCGCCGCACGGGGCGGCGATCGCTGGAGGATTTGCGTGCGATTCCGTGGGTCTTCAGTTGGAATCAATCGCGTCATTATCTGCCCGGTTGGTACGGACTGGGCACGGCGTTGGAAGCATTGTCGCAGAGCGATGAGCAGGCCTTCCAGCACGTGAAGGAGGAGGCGCAGCGGGATCCGTTCCTGCGCTACGTGATGAAGAACGTGGAAAGCGCGGTCGCATCGACGGCGCTCGATATCGTGGCCCAGTATGCCAATTTGGTGGGCGACGCCGCGGTAAGGGAGAAAATTTTCGGGCTGGTCGCCGCCGAGCATCGGCGCACCCTGGCGATGATCGAGCAGATCTTCGGTGAGCCCCTGTCGGAGCGGCGGCCGCGGATGTGGAGAACGTTGCGCCTGCGCGACGAGGGATTGCGCGCGGTGCACGCGTTTCAAATCAACGTGTTGCGCGAGTGGCGCATGTGCAAGGGCGAGGGGGACGTGGCTGGCGAGAACGCCATATTGCCCAGTGTGCTGCTCTCCCTCAACGCGGTGGCGAGCGGATTGCGAACAACGGGGTAA
- a CDS encoding ABC transporter permease, whose protein sequence is MTGLLEWARRIRELGILLALGLVVLVTALNNPLFVSGQSVRDLLLNTSLVALLTVGQTMVVLTRNVDLSVGSVLGLSAFLTAGAFVRHPELPIPVGLAFGVIIGAACGALNGALVAVGRVPSLVVTLGTLYVFRGLDYAWAQGKQINAGDLPDALLAMGGGRWLEVPYLVLITLVVIAIAAVHLHGYRSGRELYAIGSNPEAAVLAGIAVRRRVLVAFLVSGAVAGLAGTLWAARYGTVDATAGTGLELQVVSAVVVGGVAIFGGSGTVTGAALGALLLTTISSALIVLRIPAFWQQAITGALLLAAIALDRIVALRLAATLRRRSRGVSA, encoded by the coding sequence GTGACAGGCCTTCTCGAGTGGGCGCGGCGGATCCGCGAACTGGGCATTCTGCTGGCACTGGGCCTGGTGGTGCTGGTGACGGCGCTGAACAATCCGTTGTTCGTGAGCGGCCAGAGCGTGCGCGATCTTCTGCTCAACACGTCGCTGGTGGCGTTGCTCACCGTCGGGCAGACGATGGTCGTGCTCACGCGCAACGTGGATCTCTCGGTGGGCTCCGTGCTGGGGCTCTCCGCCTTTCTCACGGCCGGTGCCTTCGTGCGGCATCCGGAGCTTCCCATTCCGGTGGGGCTCGCGTTCGGCGTGATCATCGGCGCCGCATGCGGGGCGCTCAACGGCGCCTTGGTCGCGGTGGGCCGGGTTCCGAGCCTGGTGGTCACCTTGGGGACGCTCTACGTGTTCCGCGGCTTGGACTACGCGTGGGCGCAGGGCAAACAGATCAACGCGGGCGATCTGCCCGATGCGCTGCTGGCCATGGGCGGAGGGCGCTGGCTCGAGGTGCCGTATCTCGTGCTCATCACGCTCGTGGTCATCGCCATCGCAGCGGTGCATCTGCACGGGTACCGCTCGGGGCGAGAGCTTTACGCCATCGGCTCGAACCCCGAGGCAGCCGTGCTCGCAGGCATCGCCGTCCGCCGTCGCGTGCTCGTCGCATTCCTCGTATCGGGCGCAGTGGCGGGCCTCGCAGGCACACTCTGGGCGGCTCGCTATGGAACGGTGGACGCCACGGCGGGAACGGGGCTCGAGCTCCAGGTGGTCTCGGCCGTCGTCGTTGGCGGCGTGGCCATCTTCGGCGGCAGCGGCACCGTCACCGGTGCGGCCCTCGGAGCGTTGCTCCTGACGACGATCAGCAGCGCGCTCATCGTGCTGCGCATTCCCGCCTTCTGGCAGCAGGCCATCACGGGCGCGCTGCTCTTGGCGGCGATTGCGCTCGATCGCATCGTGGCGCTTCGTTTGGCGGCGACGTTGCGGCGCCGTTCGCGCGGGGTGTCGGCATGA
- a CDS encoding ABC transporter permease, producing MKARAFLRWETALFVLLLLIAIVGAARTDGGFLAGQNLFYLGLDIGEIAIMALPLTLVIVAAEIDLSVASVLGLSSALIGALWNAGWALETILPLVLLVGAVCGAFNGVLVTRMGLPSLAVTIGTLALYRGLALIVLGDHAVADFPATYTRFGTTPLPGTPIPYPIALFAMLAVVFGLLLHATAFGRAVFALGANEEAARFSGIRVKRNKELLFILSGVLSALAGIVYTFRFSSARADNGTGLELAVVAAVLLGGVSIFGGRGTIGGVILAVLVLGALRNVLILADTSTEVLTVVTGLLLLASVLAPAIIQGILNRFKRPIEGAPS from the coding sequence ATGAAGGCCCGCGCCTTTCTCCGATGGGAGACCGCGCTGTTCGTGCTCTTGCTGCTCATCGCCATCGTGGGCGCGGCACGCACCGATGGCGGGTTCCTCGCGGGCCAGAACCTGTTCTACCTCGGCTTGGACATCGGCGAGATCGCCATCATGGCGCTTCCGCTCACCTTGGTGATCGTCGCGGCCGAAATCGATCTCTCGGTGGCGTCGGTGCTCGGGCTCTCGAGCGCGCTGATCGGGGCGCTGTGGAACGCGGGCTGGGCGCTGGAGACGATTCTGCCCCTGGTGCTCCTCGTCGGTGCGGTGTGCGGTGCCTTCAATGGCGTGCTGGTGACCCGCATGGGTCTGCCATCGCTGGCCGTCACCATCGGGACCTTGGCCCTTTACCGCGGGCTCGCCCTCATCGTGCTGGGCGATCATGCCGTGGCCGATTTCCCTGCAACCTACACGCGATTCGGAACGACGCCGCTGCCGGGCACGCCCATCCCCTACCCCATCGCATTGTTCGCGATGCTCGCGGTCGTCTTCGGCCTCTTGCTGCACGCGACGGCGTTCGGGCGCGCGGTGTTTGCGCTGGGGGCCAACGAGGAGGCGGCGCGGTTTTCGGGCATCCGTGTCAAACGCAACAAGGAGCTGCTCTTCATCCTGAGCGGCGTGCTCTCGGCCCTCGCCGGCATCGTGTACACGTTCCGTTTCTCGAGCGCGCGCGCCGACAACGGTACCGGGCTCGAATTGGCTGTGGTGGCCGCGGTGCTGCTTGGCGGGGTCTCCATTTTTGGCGGGCGCGGAACCATCGGCGGGGTCATCCTGGCCGTGTTGGTCCTTGGCGCGCTGCGTAATGTTTTGATCCTTGCCGACACCTCGACGGAGGTGCTTACCGTCGTAACCGGCCTGCTTTTGCTGGCCAGCGTTCTGGCGCCAGCTATCATCCAAGGCATATTGAAT
- a CDS encoding sugar ABC transporter ATP-binding protein, with translation MTKSFGAVRALRGVSLRLMGGEAHALLGENGAGKSTLIKVLAGAHRPDTGTVLVDGAPRKFSGPAEAKAAGIAVIYQEPTLFGDLSVAENVFMGRQPLKRARLIDTKAMRAASAALFARLGVDLDPTRPARGLSIADQQLVEIAKALCSDARVIVMDEPTAALSGPEVERLFGVVGALREHGAAVLFVSHRIDEVFALCQRATVLRDGGFVWSGPLSEQTPDGVVRLMVGRELGALFPKQQVDAGEVVLSVRRLTREGVFTDVSFEVRAGEIVGLAGLVGAGRSEVARAIFGVDRADAGEVRVRGQLVKRGSPTAAMDAGIGFVPEDRRQQGLVMDASIERNAALASLGRLSRMGFLRAKDERALARDWALKLQLKFAKLTDPVGVLSGGNQQKVVLAKWLSRRPRVIMVDEPTRGIDVGTKAEVHRLLSSLAAEGVAILMISSELPEVLGMADRVLVMREGRLTAEFSRAEATEERIAIAATGVRAEGGTA, from the coding sequence GTGACCAAGTCTTTCGGGGCCGTGCGTGCATTGCGCGGGGTATCCCTTCGACTGATGGGCGGCGAGGCGCACGCGCTGCTCGGCGAAAATGGCGCGGGGAAGTCCACCTTGATCAAGGTGCTCGCCGGCGCGCATCGACCCGACACGGGAACCGTGCTCGTGGACGGTGCGCCGCGAAAATTCTCCGGACCGGCCGAGGCGAAGGCGGCCGGCATCGCGGTCATCTACCAAGAGCCAACCCTGTTCGGGGATCTCTCCGTCGCCGAGAACGTCTTCATGGGGCGGCAGCCGCTCAAGCGCGCGCGCCTCATCGACACGAAGGCCATGCGCGCCGCCAGCGCGGCGCTTTTTGCGCGACTCGGTGTCGATCTGGATCCCACGCGCCCCGCGCGCGGGCTCTCCATTGCCGATCAGCAGCTGGTGGAGATCGCGAAGGCGCTGTGCTCCGATGCGCGGGTGATCGTCATGGACGAGCCCACCGCGGCACTCTCCGGGCCGGAGGTGGAGCGGCTCTTCGGCGTGGTGGGCGCGCTGCGCGAGCACGGTGCAGCGGTGCTCTTCGTCTCGCACCGCATCGACGAAGTGTTCGCCCTTTGCCAGCGCGCAACCGTACTGCGCGACGGTGGCTTCGTTTGGTCGGGCCCCTTGTCGGAGCAGACGCCCGACGGCGTCGTCCGGCTCATGGTCGGCCGCGAGCTGGGCGCATTGTTTCCGAAGCAACAGGTGGACGCGGGCGAGGTCGTGCTCTCGGTGCGGCGGCTCACGCGCGAGGGTGTCTTCACGGACGTCTCCTTCGAGGTGCGCGCCGGTGAGATCGTGGGGCTCGCGGGCCTCGTTGGCGCGGGACGCAGCGAGGTGGCGCGCGCCATCTTCGGCGTGGACCGCGCGGACGCCGGCGAGGTGCGGGTGCGCGGCCAATTGGTGAAGCGAGGCTCACCCACCGCGGCAATGGACGCGGGCATCGGCTTCGTCCCCGAGGATCGGCGCCAACAAGGGCTGGTGATGGATGCCTCCATCGAACGAAACGCCGCACTGGCGTCGCTCGGGCGCCTCTCGCGCATGGGCTTTTTGCGAGCCAAGGACGAGCGTGCGCTGGCGCGGGACTGGGCGCTCAAGCTGCAACTGAAGTTCGCCAAGCTCACCGATCCGGTGGGCGTGCTCTCGGGCGGCAACCAGCAGAAGGTGGTGCTGGCGAAGTGGCTATCGCGTAGGCCGCGCGTCATCATGGTGGACGAACCCACGCGCGGCATCGACGTGGGAACCAAAGCGGAGGTGCACCGGCTGCTGTCATCCTTGGCCGCCGAGGGCGTGGCCATCCTGATGATCTCGTCCGAGCTTCCCGAGGTGCTCGGCATGGCCGATCGCGTGCTGGTCATGCGCGAAGGCCGCCTCACCGCGGAATTTTCGCGCGCCGAGGCCACCGAGGAGCGCATTGCCATCGCGGCCACGGGCGTTCGAGCCGAGGGAGGAACGGCGTGA